A stretch of Babesia bigemina genome assembly Bbig001, chromosome : III DNA encodes these proteins:
- a CDS encoding translation initiation factor SUI1 family protein, putative — translation MVKDKAPEECVSEDEVPALAAVEVEYCPRCGMPFDFCDFGDKWESGECREECARRYPEIFGSAEDVAEQLSKIAVAPPAAPRKKKPEVRQEVTVQRSTRSKRKVVTSVTGLHLFGVKLEAAAKLFAKQFASGAGVVKGVPGQMDKIDCQGDVEDQVIDLILSQYPEITEDKIVRLTAKLK, via the exons ATGGTTAAGGACAAGGCGCCGGAAGAGTGCGTCTCCGAGGACGAGGTGCCCGCTTTGGCCGCCGTCGAGGTGGAATACTGCCCGCGCTGCGGTATGCCGTTTGACTTCTGCGACTTCGGGGACAAGTGGGAGTCCGGCGAGTGCCGTGAGGAGTGCGCGCGTCGCTACCCTGAGATTTTCGGCAGCGCCGAGGACGTGGCGGAGCAGCTGTCGAAGATCGCAGTCGCGCCTCCGGCCGCCCCGCGCAAGAAGAAGCCGGAGGTGCGCCAGGAGGTGACGGtgcagcgcagcacgcgCTCCAAGCGCAAGGTCGTCACCAGCGTCACTGGTCTGCACCTCTTCG GTGTGAAGCTTGAGgccgccgccaagctgTTCGCGAAGCAGTTTGCTTCGGGGGCCGGCGTGGTGAAGGGAGTGCCTGGTCAGATGGACAAGATCGATTGCCAG GGCGACGTGGAGGATCAGGTGATCGACCTGATATTATCGCAGTACCCCGAGATAACTGAGGACAAGATCGTGCGTCTCACGGCGAAGCTAAAATGA
- a CDS encoding ATP-dependent metalloprotease FtsH family protein, putative, whose protein sequence is MALPALTPGCRALRRLFGANGYRLLRSGEPELAGGALTRLASQGRAFHSVICGAPPILNTTLRICVSGIRGSRHFSKKVPSGFGRFAGRGGSSDSKASGGEADSSTSSDPPKSEGKMGNSSGKPKGPGDSKNDGENPFVFLCAKPFRLLFYVLGALASYKVLSYNELPNEVTMQEFLSKYLMRGCVETILIVNGKSCRCILRSDSKTVPKVVSFRIRSVEAVERKLDDIQGLLGIHPENFVPVKHVEEVEWLQVLKYAVIVGIPVAYMAAIMWRFLHNSQYLDRVHRMRNLNLTDAKELKVGVRFKDVAGMHSAKLEISEFVDYLKNPKAYEQYGAKIPKGALLCGAPGTGKTLLAKAVAGEANVPFYFISGSDFVEIYVGVGPSRVRSLFKKARENAPSIVFIDEIDAVGKKRAGKGGFVSHDERDSTLNQILVEMDGFNASSGVLVLAGTNRHDILDPALVRPGRFDRIITINSPDLEERYEIFKVHLAPLKLNKLLDVDDLGRRLAALTPGFVGAQIANVANEAAIQAARRKSPDGVDLMDFEASIERIVAGLRRSNQLMSPEQKLVVAYHEVGHALVGWWLEHADPVLKVSIVPRSSGALGYSQQIADETPLFSREALLDKIAVILGGRASEEIFIGRITTGAADDLHKVTRMCYAFVSKWGMNPALGLVSYQRDGDDSAGFYREYSDSTALLIDNEVRSIIEGQYARVKELLKEKAELVHKLAKLLYDRETLSHKDIASCVGERAFPMHERLRPYVLGGISGAPVLPSLSGAEPEKPQGEVGRDLFSVACL, encoded by the exons atggcgctgccggcGTTAACGCCTGGCTGCCGGGCATTGCGCCGGCTATTTGGCGCCAATGGATACCGGCTACTGCGTTCAGGCGAGCCGGAGTTGGCTGGGGGGGCGCTTACTCGGCTGGCTTCACAGGGCAGGGCCTTCCACTCTGTTATTTGCGGTGCTCCGCCTATTTTAAATACTACTTTGCGTATTTGTGTTTCAGGTATACGCGGCTCACGGCACTTTTCCAAGAAGGTACCTTCCGGCTTCGGTCGTTTTGCAGGACGCGGCGGGAGTTCCGACTCCAAGGCTTCGGGAGGCGAAGCCGACAGCAGTACGTCGAGTGATCCCCCCAAATCGGAAGGCAAGATGGGCAACTCTTCCGGCAAACCCAAGGGCCCTGGTGACTCTAAAAACGATGGCGAGAACCCTTTCGTCTTCCTGTGTGCAAAGCCGTTCAGGCTTCTGTTTTACGTGCTGGGAGCGTTAGCGTCATACAAAGTCCTATCCTACAACGAGCTCCCTAACGAAGTAACAATGCAGGAATTCTTGTCAAAGTACTTGATGCGCGGTTGCGTTGAGACAATACTGATTGTCAACGGCAAGTCGTGTCGTTGTATACTGCGCAGCGACTCCAAGACGGTGCCGAAGGTCGTGAGTTTTCGGATCCGATCGGTTGAAGCGGTGGAGAGGAAGTTGGACGACATTCAG GGTTTGCTAGGCATTCACCCCGAGAACTTCGTTCCCGTCAAGCACGTTGAGGAGGTTGAGTGGTTACAGGTGCTGAAGTATGCGGTTATCGTCGGCATTCCCGTCGCCTATATGGCGGCAATTATGTGGAGGTTCTTGCACAACAGTCAGTACCTTGACCGTGTACACCGCATGCGTAACCTTAACCTGACCGACGCCAAGGAGCTCAAGGTTGGCGTGCGCTTCAAAGATGTGGCTGGAATGCACTCGGCCAAGCTCGAGATTAGCGAGTTCGTGGATTATCTGAAGAACCCGAAGGCCTACGAGCAATACGGCGCTAAGATCCCCAAGGGGGCGTTGCTGTGCGGTGCTCCCGGTACCGGTAAGACCCTGCTGGCGAAGGCGGTCGCCGGCGAGGCGAACGTGCCGTTCTATTTCATTTCCGGCAGTGATTTCGTCGAAATATATGTGGGTGTTGGCCCTTCTAGGGTGCGTAGTTTGTTCAAGAAGGCCCGGGAGAACGCGCCCAGCATCGTGTTCATCGACGAGATTGACGCCGTGGGTAAAAAGCGAGCGGGAAAGGGCGGCTTCGTCAGCCACGACGAACGCGACAGCACGCTGAACCAGATTCTGGTGGAGATGGACGGTTTCAACGCGAGCAGCGGCGTGCTCGTGCTGGCCGGGACCAACCGTCACGACATCCTGGACCCTGCGCTCGTGCGCCCCGGGCGCTTCGATCGCATAATCACGATAAACAGCCCCGACCTGGAGGAGCGTTACGAGATTTTCAAGGTGCACTTGGCCCCGCTGAAGTTGAacaagctgctggatgTGGACGACCTGGGCCGTCGCTTGGCTGCGCTAACACCAGGCTTCGTGGGTGCGCAGATCGCCAATGTTGCAAACGAGGCTGCCATccaggctgcgcggcgcaaGTCTCCGGACGGCGTTGACCTGATGGACTTCGAAGCGTCCATTGAGCGCATCGTCGCGGGTCTGCGCCGCAGCAACCAGCTTATGTCTCCCGAACAGAAGTTGGTGGTGGCGTACCACGAGGTCGGGCACGCGCTGGTTGGGTGGTGGCTGGAGCACGCCGACCCCGTGCTCAAGGTGTCCATAGTCCCTCGCAGCAGCGGTGCTTTGGGCTACTCGCAGCAGATCGCTGATGAGACGCCGCTGTTCAGCCGCGAGGCGTTGCTGGACAAGATCGCCGTGATTTTGGGCGGCCGTGCGTCGGAGGAAATCTTCATTGGTCGCATCACCACAGGAGCGGCGGACGACCTGCACAAGGTGACCCGCATGTGCTACGCCTTCGTCTCTAAGTGGGGCATGAACCCGGCTTTGGGCCTCGTGTCGTACCAGCGAGACGGTGACGACAGTGCCGGGTTCTACCGCGAGTACTCGGACAGCACTGCGCTCCTGATCGACAACGAGGTGCGCAGCATCATCGAGGGTCAGTACGCCCGCGTCAAAGAGCTTCTGAAGGAGAAGGCTGAGCTGGTGCACAAGCTGGCCAAGCTGCTCTACGACCGCGAGACTTTGAGCCACAAAGACATTGCGTCGTGCGTGGGCGAGCGTGCGTTCCCTATGCATGAAAGGCTGCGTCCGTACGTCCTCGGCGGCATATCTGGCGCACCGGTTCTCCCTAGTCTGTCTGGCGCGGAGCCAGAAAAGCCGCAGGGCGAAGTCGGCCGCGACCTTTTTTCGGTGGCGTGTCTCTGA